A single genomic interval of Sinorhizobium meliloti harbors:
- the fsa gene encoding fructose-6-phosphate aldolase yields the protein MKFFVDTADIAEIRGLAAVGVVDGVTTNPSLVAKTGRPIREVVKEICEAIEGPVSAEVTATEFDGMVTEGERLASIAANVAIKVPSTWDGFRACRALSERGLKLNVTLCFSANQALLAAKAGAAYISPFVGRLEDIGLDGMDVVRKIRAIYDNDKSFNTQILASSIRTPRHVMQAAMAGADIATVPPGVLRKLANHPLTEQGLASFLADWGRTGQAIR from the coding sequence ATGAAGTTCTTTGTCGACACCGCCGATATTGCCGAAATCCGCGGGCTAGCCGCGGTAGGTGTTGTAGACGGAGTGACCACGAACCCCTCGTTGGTCGCAAAGACCGGTCGACCGATCCGGGAGGTTGTCAAGGAGATCTGCGAGGCGATCGAGGGCCCCGTCTCAGCGGAGGTCACCGCGACTGAGTTCGACGGCATGGTCACCGAGGGGGAGCGCTTGGCCAGCATAGCTGCGAATGTGGCCATCAAGGTGCCCTCCACCTGGGATGGGTTCAGGGCTTGCCGGGCACTCAGCGAACGCGGGCTGAAGCTCAATGTTACCCTCTGCTTTTCAGCCAACCAGGCATTGCTCGCGGCAAAAGCCGGTGCGGCCTATATCTCCCCTTTCGTCGGCAGGCTCGAAGATATCGGCCTCGATGGCATGGACGTCGTCCGGAAAATTCGGGCGATCTACGACAACGACAAATCCTTCAATACGCAAATTCTGGCTTCCTCAATTCGCACGCCGCGGCATGTCATGCAGGCTGCAATGGCGGGCGCCGATATCGCGACGGTGCCACCGGGAGTGCTTAGGAAGCTGGCCAACCACCCACTCACGGAACAGGGGCTGGCTTCCTTCCTTGCCGACTGGGGCAGGACGGGTCAAGCCATTCGTTAG
- a CDS encoding FAD-dependent oxidoreductase, with protein sequence MAPGHTSMSGPDLARGIRLADLPDGSKLVGHCGDAQVLLVRRGAEIFAVDAHCTHYNGPLGDGLVDGDSVRCPWHHACFSLRTGEALRAPAFRPLACWWVEQRDGHIFVVGKSKRAEAATSERPVEAMPEKIVIVGGGAAGFSAAEMLRREQYAGSILMLSDDEAPPVDRPNLSKDYLAGKAPESWVPLWGESYYSKNQIDLRLATKAVRIEPQNRKVILAGGGSIPYDRLLLATGAEPVRLTIPGADQPHVHTLRSLADCRAIIERAATARRVVVLGASFIGLEVAAALRARGIEVHVVATDKHPMGRVLGPQMGDFIRTLHEKNGVVFHLEETASSINGSEVKLHSGDTLAADLVVAGIGVRPRTELAETAGLATDRGVVVNGFLETSEPGIFAAGDIARWPDPHSRENIRVEHWVVAERQGQTAALNMLGRSEKFSAVPFFWSQHYDVRINYVGHAERWDEIMVEGDISGRDCLLRFKRDGRVLAAASISRDIENLMTEVAMEHETAF encoded by the coding sequence ATGGCTCCTGGACACACAAGCATGAGTGGGCCTGATCTGGCGCGCGGTATCAGGCTTGCCGATCTTCCCGACGGCAGCAAGCTCGTCGGCCATTGCGGCGATGCGCAGGTGTTGCTTGTGCGCCGCGGGGCCGAGATCTTCGCCGTCGACGCGCATTGTACTCACTACAATGGCCCGCTCGGCGACGGACTGGTTGATGGCGACAGCGTCCGATGCCCATGGCATCACGCATGTTTCAGCTTGAGGACCGGGGAGGCCCTGCGCGCGCCCGCCTTCAGGCCGCTGGCATGCTGGTGGGTGGAACAGCGCGACGGCCATATCTTCGTCGTTGGCAAGAGCAAGCGTGCAGAAGCGGCAACAAGCGAGCGTCCTGTAGAAGCAATGCCCGAGAAGATCGTCATCGTCGGTGGCGGAGCGGCCGGCTTTTCCGCCGCCGAAATGCTGCGGCGCGAGCAATATGCCGGCAGCATTCTCATGCTCAGCGACGATGAAGCGCCGCCTGTCGACCGGCCGAACCTTTCCAAGGACTACCTTGCCGGCAAGGCGCCGGAGAGCTGGGTCCCGCTATGGGGGGAGAGCTATTACTCCAAGAACCAGATCGACCTGCGTCTCGCTACGAAAGCGGTTCGCATCGAGCCGCAGAACCGCAAGGTCATCCTCGCTGGCGGAGGCTCGATCCCCTATGACAGGTTGCTGCTTGCGACCGGTGCAGAGCCGGTTCGCCTGACGATTCCGGGTGCCGACCAGCCCCATGTTCATACGTTGCGCTCGCTCGCCGACTGCCGCGCCATAATCGAGCGGGCCGCGACGGCACGCCGGGTGGTCGTGCTTGGAGCGAGCTTTATCGGTCTCGAAGTCGCCGCGGCCCTGCGCGCTCGCGGTATCGAAGTCCATGTCGTCGCCACCGACAAGCACCCGATGGGGCGGGTCCTGGGTCCGCAGATGGGCGACTTCATCCGGACCCTTCATGAGAAGAATGGCGTCGTTTTCCACCTCGAGGAGACTGCTAGCAGCATCAATGGAAGCGAGGTGAAACTGCACAGTGGCGACACGCTGGCCGCGGACCTAGTGGTCGCCGGCATCGGCGTGCGGCCACGCACGGAGCTCGCCGAAACGGCAGGGTTGGCAACGGACCGCGGCGTCGTCGTGAATGGTTTTCTGGAAACCAGCGAACCGGGGATCTTCGCGGCCGGTGACATCGCGCGCTGGCCGGATCCCCATAGCCGAGAGAATATCCGTGTCGAACATTGGGTGGTGGCCGAGAGGCAAGGGCAGACCGCGGCGCTGAATATGCTCGGCCGGAGCGAGAAGTTTTCAGCCGTGCCGTTCTTCTGGAGCCAGCACTACGATGTCAGGATCAATTATGTCGGCCATGCGGAGCGATGGGACGAGATCATGGTCGAAGGCGACATCTCGGGCAGGGACTGTCTGCTGCGCTTCAAGCGCGACGGACGCGTACTGGCTGCCGCCTCGATATCCCGCGACATCGAAAATCTGATGACCGAGGTGGCGATGGAGCATGAAACGGCCTTCTGA
- a CDS encoding TetR/AcrR family transcriptional regulator yields MRVSRAQAEANREAVIDVASRLFRKHGFDGIGLKDLMKGAGLTQGGFYKQFESKDDLAAQASRRALESAFRRWSAAAAANPQDPFGAVVAFYLSMAHREEKMDGCPVVALGSDAARQGVDVKASFEAGIREYLEMLGNWIGATDSEEADGKAMAILSTMVGAVLLSRAVNDEQMSKRFLEAAAESVLMSSAGDAEPGARQ; encoded by the coding sequence ATGAGAGTTAGTCGCGCACAGGCGGAAGCAAATCGCGAAGCAGTCATCGATGTGGCGAGCCGGCTTTTTCGTAAGCACGGTTTTGATGGCATCGGGCTCAAGGATCTGATGAAGGGAGCCGGCCTGACCCAAGGTGGATTCTACAAGCAGTTCGAATCCAAGGATGATCTGGCGGCGCAGGCGTCCAGGCGGGCGCTGGAGAGCGCCTTTCGTCGATGGTCCGCTGCTGCCGCGGCCAATCCGCAGGATCCCTTTGGCGCGGTGGTCGCATTCTATCTCAGCATGGCACATCGAGAAGAGAAGATGGACGGCTGCCCTGTCGTTGCGCTCGGCTCGGATGCTGCCAGGCAAGGCGTCGACGTAAAAGCGTCGTTCGAAGCCGGGATCAGGGAATACCTTGAAATGCTCGGTAATTGGATTGGCGCGACCGACAGCGAGGAGGCGGACGGCAAAGCGATGGCCATTCTGTCGACGATGGTCGGTGCGGTGCTCCTCTCGCGCGCTGTCAACGACGAGCAGATGTCGAAGCGGTTCCTGGAGGCGGCCGCCGAGAGCGTGCTGATGTCGTCTGCGGGGGATGCAGAACCGGGAGCTCGCCAATGA
- a CDS encoding efflux RND transporter periplasmic adaptor subunit, producing the protein MNRKFLLTSIGLVAAAGGAAFAFVFETPARHAEAADPRLASPLVRMAEATRPVSAERAFTGTIAARVQSNLGFRVSGKIIERMIDVGQQVKAGQALMRIDETDLRLALTAKRNAVAAARAVLVQASADERRYAALVKGGVAATPQRYEQAKAARDTAAAQLAVAEAEAKVAENEATYSILVADADGTVVATLGEPGQVIAAGQTVVQLAHAGPREALVALPETVRPAIGSDAEASVYGSDGRRGRARLRQISDAADPQTRTYEARYVLDGDAASAPLGATVTISILNGEGKSEVAVPVGAVLNDGSRTGVWVVDQASSTVRFVPIQIKRLGEETAFVTGIESGEQVVALGAHLLNDGAPVRTELKAEVSNR; encoded by the coding sequence ATGAACCGCAAATTTCTTCTCACATCGATCGGCCTTGTGGCTGCCGCCGGGGGCGCGGCGTTCGCCTTCGTTTTCGAAACGCCAGCACGGCATGCGGAGGCCGCCGATCCCCGCCTCGCGTCACCGCTTGTAAGAATGGCTGAAGCCACGAGACCGGTAAGCGCCGAGCGGGCCTTTACAGGTACGATCGCCGCCCGAGTGCAGAGCAATCTTGGCTTTCGCGTATCTGGCAAAATCATTGAGCGAATGATCGACGTCGGTCAGCAAGTCAAGGCGGGTCAAGCTCTGATGCGCATCGACGAAACCGATTTGCGTCTTGCGCTGACTGCCAAGCGCAATGCGGTCGCGGCGGCCCGCGCGGTCCTCGTTCAGGCAAGCGCGGACGAGAGGCGCTATGCCGCTCTTGTCAAAGGTGGAGTCGCTGCTACTCCCCAGCGTTACGAGCAGGCCAAGGCGGCGCGCGACACCGCCGCGGCGCAACTCGCTGTCGCGGAAGCGGAAGCCAAAGTGGCAGAGAATGAAGCGACGTACTCGATTCTTGTGGCGGATGCGGACGGAACGGTGGTCGCGACGCTCGGCGAACCCGGACAGGTCATCGCGGCGGGGCAGACGGTAGTCCAACTCGCGCATGCAGGCCCGCGCGAGGCCCTGGTCGCGCTACCCGAAACCGTTCGTCCCGCGATCGGATCGGACGCCGAAGCAAGTGTCTATGGAAGTGATGGACGGCGCGGAAGAGCGCGTCTGCGGCAGATTTCCGATGCCGCTGATCCTCAGACCCGCACATACGAAGCGCGCTACGTGCTCGATGGCGACGCCGCCTCGGCGCCGCTTGGTGCGACGGTTACGATCAGCATCCTAAACGGCGAAGGGAAGTCGGAGGTCGCGGTGCCGGTCGGCGCCGTGTTGAATGACGGCAGCCGGACGGGGGTTTGGGTTGTCGATCAAGCTTCTTCCACGGTGCGCTTTGTTCCGATCCAGATCAAACGACTTGGTGAAGAAACAGCATTTGTCACCGGGATCGAGTCGGGGGAGCAGGTCGTCGCCCTCGGGGCGCATCTCCTCAATGATGGCGCGCCCGTCAGGACCGAGCTCAAGGCGGAGGTGTCCAACCGATGA
- a CDS encoding efflux RND transporter permease subunit, with amino-acid sequence MSFNLSALAVRERAVTLFFIVLLAAAGVYAFINLGRAEDPSFTIKTLTVTTVWPGATAREMQDLVAEPLEKRIQELTWYDRVETTTRPGYAYLTVTLKDSTPATAVEEEFYQARKKLGDEARNLPSGVVGPFVNDEYSDVSFALYALKAKGMPMRELVRQAEVIRQDLLHVPGVKKINILGERPEQIFVEFSFAKLATLGIPAQDIAAALQRQNTVTPAGSIDTRGPQVFIRFDGAYNSVQAIADTPIVAAGRTLKLSDFAEVRRGYQDPATYIIRHEGEPAIMLGAVMQQGWNGLELGKALEERSAAIAQTLPLGMTLAKVSDQAVNIDAAVGEFMLKFAMALGVVLLVSLLSLGWRVGIVVALAVPLTLAVVFLIMLETGRFFDRITLGALILALGLLVDDAIIAIEVMVVKMEEGMDRIKAAAYAWSHTAAPMLSGTLVTIIGLMPVGFARSTAGEYAGNIFWVVGFALIVSWIVAVIFTPYLGVKMLPAIKPVEGGHHAIYDTPNYRRLRGVIKFAVRHKFVTCAVVGVVMALSVVGMGGVKQQFFPTSDRPEVLVEVRMPEGTSIETTTAAVEKVESWLQNQPEAKIVTSYVGQGAPRFFFAMAPELPDPAFGKIVVLTPDSHAREALKLRLRAAVSDGLVPEAYVRVTQLVFGPYTPFPVEFRIMGPDPAQLYQISEKALEIMKGVPDVRQANRDWGNRTPVLRFVPDQDRLNLIGLSPAEAAQQMQLLLSGIPVTQVRENIRNVPVVARSAGQSRLDPARLADFSLMSRDGRQVPLDQIGHSEIRFEEPIMKRRDRTPVITIRADINEATQPPEVSQQIMKALQPLIASLPVGYRIEMGGNIEESLKANVALVKIFPAMIAAMLIVIILQVRSLSTMTMVMLTAPLGLAGVVPVLLLFNQPFGFNAILGLIGLAGILMRNTLILTEQIKENQKAGLDDYHAVIEATVQRTRPVILTALAAVLAFIPLTHSVFWGSMAYTLIGGTAVGTVMILLFLPALYAAWFRIRPTADDIHEEPTGEPELRIAMAAE; translated from the coding sequence ATGAGCTTCAATCTTTCCGCGCTCGCGGTTCGCGAGCGAGCCGTCACCTTGTTCTTCATTGTTCTGCTGGCCGCTGCCGGCGTCTACGCGTTCATCAATCTTGGGCGCGCGGAGGATCCCTCTTTCACCATCAAGACCCTGACGGTCACTACCGTATGGCCAGGCGCTACGGCGCGGGAAATGCAGGATCTTGTCGCGGAGCCGCTCGAAAAGCGCATCCAGGAACTGACCTGGTACGATCGCGTCGAGACGACGACAAGGCCGGGCTACGCGTACCTGACCGTGACGCTGAAAGACAGCACGCCGGCCACGGCTGTCGAAGAGGAGTTCTATCAGGCGCGCAAGAAGTTGGGGGACGAAGCCCGCAACCTGCCTTCTGGCGTCGTCGGCCCCTTCGTAAACGATGAATATTCGGACGTGAGCTTCGCGCTTTATGCGCTAAAGGCCAAGGGCATGCCCATGCGCGAGCTTGTGCGGCAGGCAGAGGTGATCCGCCAGGATCTTCTGCACGTTCCGGGCGTCAAAAAGATCAACATTTTGGGGGAGCGACCGGAACAGATCTTTGTCGAGTTCTCGTTTGCCAAGCTCGCGACCCTTGGCATTCCAGCACAGGACATCGCTGCGGCTTTGCAAAGGCAAAACACCGTGACGCCGGCAGGCTCGATTGATACACGCGGGCCGCAGGTCTTTATCCGGTTCGATGGCGCCTACAATAGTGTGCAGGCAATTGCAGACACGCCGATCGTCGCTGCCGGACGCACGTTGAAACTCTCTGATTTCGCGGAGGTGCGGCGCGGCTATCAAGACCCCGCGACCTACATTATCCGCCATGAAGGCGAGCCCGCCATCATGTTGGGCGCGGTGATGCAGCAGGGCTGGAACGGTCTGGAACTCGGAAAGGCGCTCGAAGAAAGATCTGCCGCGATCGCTCAGACGCTGCCGCTCGGTATGACCCTCGCCAAGGTCAGCGACCAGGCCGTCAACATCGACGCCGCGGTCGGCGAGTTCATGCTGAAGTTTGCCATGGCGCTCGGGGTTGTGTTGCTCGTGAGCCTGCTCAGCCTCGGTTGGCGTGTCGGGATCGTCGTGGCACTGGCCGTTCCGCTGACGCTTGCCGTCGTCTTCCTCATCATGCTGGAAACCGGCCGGTTCTTCGATCGCATCACACTCGGCGCTCTTATCCTGGCGCTCGGCCTTCTCGTCGACGACGCCATCATCGCCATTGAGGTGATGGTGGTGAAGATGGAAGAGGGCATGGACCGCATCAAGGCGGCCGCCTATGCCTGGAGCCATACGGCAGCACCGATGCTCTCCGGTACACTCGTGACCATCATCGGACTAATGCCCGTTGGTTTCGCCAGATCAACCGCCGGCGAGTACGCCGGCAACATCTTCTGGGTCGTGGGTTTCGCTCTCATCGTTTCCTGGATCGTCGCGGTGATCTTCACGCCTTATCTCGGCGTCAAGATGCTGCCGGCGATCAAACCAGTCGAGGGCGGCCACCACGCTATCTACGACACGCCGAATTACCGGCGCCTGCGGGGGGTCATCAAGTTTGCCGTGCGCCACAAGTTCGTCACGTGCGCGGTCGTCGGCGTCGTCATGGCTCTTTCGGTTGTTGGAATGGGAGGGGTGAAACAGCAGTTCTTCCCGACGTCAGATCGTCCCGAGGTGCTGGTCGAAGTTCGCATGCCCGAAGGTACGAGCATCGAGACGACGACAGCCGCGGTCGAGAAGGTCGAAAGCTGGCTGCAAAACCAGCCCGAGGCAAAGATCGTCACCAGCTATGTCGGGCAGGGCGCTCCCCGCTTCTTCTTTGCGATGGCACCGGAATTGCCGGACCCGGCTTTCGGCAAGATCGTTGTGCTCACCCCTGACTCTCACGCGCGCGAGGCTTTGAAGCTGCGCCTTCGGGCTGCCGTTTCAGACGGGCTGGTTCCCGAAGCCTACGTCCGTGTCACCCAGCTTGTGTTTGGTCCGTATACGCCGTTTCCGGTCGAGTTCCGCATCATGGGGCCGGATCCTGCGCAATTGTACCAGATCTCCGAGAAAGCCCTCGAAATCATGAAAGGTGTACCGGACGTCCGTCAGGCAAACCGCGACTGGGGCAATCGTACGCCCGTGCTTCGCTTTGTCCCCGACCAGGACCGGCTCAATCTGATTGGCCTTTCGCCGGCTGAGGCAGCCCAGCAGATGCAGTTGCTGCTGAGTGGCATTCCGGTGACGCAGGTTCGCGAGAACATCCGCAACGTGCCCGTCGTCGCACGCAGTGCTGGCCAGAGCCGTCTCGATCCGGCGAGGCTCGCCGACTTCTCGCTGATGAGCAGGGACGGCCGTCAGGTTCCGCTCGATCAGATCGGCCATTCCGAAATCCGGTTTGAGGAACCGATCATGAAGCGTCGCGATCGAACGCCGGTCATCACGATCCGAGCGGACATCAACGAGGCGACGCAGCCCCCGGAGGTCTCACAGCAGATCATGAAAGCACTTCAGCCGTTGATCGCCTCGCTCCCCGTCGGATATCGCATCGAGATGGGTGGAAACATCGAGGAATCGCTCAAGGCCAATGTCGCGCTGGTCAAAATCTTCCCGGCCATGATTGCCGCCATGCTGATCGTCATCATCCTCCAGGTTCGCAGCCTCTCAACGATGACCATGGTCATGTTGACGGCGCCGCTCGGTCTTGCCGGGGTGGTTCCGGTGTTGCTCCTCTTCAATCAGCCTTTCGGCTTCAATGCCATTCTCGGATTGATAGGACTGGCGGGAATCCTGATGCGCAACACCTTGATTCTGACCGAACAGATCAAAGAGAACCAAAAGGCGGGCCTCGACGACTATCACGCCGTTATCGAGGCGACGGTTCAGCGGACACGCCCGGTTATCCTGACCGCACTTGCCGCCGTCCTTGCCTTCATTCCGCTTACCCATTCGGTGTTTTGGGGATCGATGGCCTATACTCTGATCGGCGGCACGGCGGTCGGCACGGTGATGATCCTGCTCTTCCTTCCGGCACTGTACGCGGCGTGGTTCAGGATCAGGCCGACTGCAGATGACATCCATGAGGAGCCGACTGGGGAGCCGGAATTGCGAATAGCAATGGCTGCCGAGTAG
- a CDS encoding TetR/AcrR family transcriptional regulator encodes MDYPNRPGADTERMRARILEVAEEHFRRIGHHKTSVADIASELAMSRANVYRFFPSRDAIKESICRQVLNGTAEVALTIARRSAPPSVKLEELLTAVHHHNKTKLLNDKRMHDLIVAAMRENRPVTKAHAEQMVTIFETIIREGIETGEFEIEDPAEAARAVKTAFMPFFHPVLIEHRLRHGEDTEAGPREQIRFILKALGRSDHAR; translated from the coding sequence ATGGATTATCCGAACCGACCGGGGGCAGATACCGAGCGCATGCGGGCGCGCATCCTGGAGGTGGCGGAGGAGCACTTCCGCCGCATAGGCCATCATAAGACTTCGGTAGCCGACATTGCCTCCGAACTCGCCATGAGCCGGGCGAACGTCTACCGTTTCTTTCCCTCGAGGGATGCAATCAAGGAATCCATCTGCAGGCAAGTCTTGAACGGCACCGCCGAGGTCGCCCTTACCATCGCACGCAGGAGCGCGCCGCCCTCGGTGAAACTCGAGGAACTGCTGACCGCCGTTCACCACCACAACAAGACGAAACTGCTCAACGACAAGCGCATGCACGACCTGATTGTAGCGGCCATGCGGGAGAACCGGCCGGTCACCAAGGCGCATGCTGAGCAGATGGTGACGATCTTCGAGACAATCATCCGCGAGGGCATCGAAACGGGCGAGTTCGAGATCGAAGATCCCGCCGAAGCGGCGCGCGCAGTAAAGACCGCATTCATGCCGTTCTTCCATCCGGTTCTGATCGAGCACCGCCTTCGGCACGGAGAAGATACCGAAGCGGGCCCGCGTGAGCAAATTCGGTTCATCCTAAAGGCCCTCGGAAGGTCCGACCATGCCCGCTGA
- a CDS encoding response regulator transcription factor yields MSQDGGGRVLVAERNPLVIAALRGLFSENARFSMVDTARTSVELCEKLASVETDCVLLSWQLDDAEAPEVLADLGRLGLDPRIVLFADTSNPSVVNETIRLGVNGLCYQFEDPEILFATLTAVMQGRICIPYTVLSKISNTPFQQLTSRESELLGMLANGWTNIQIAARTGISENTVKYHLKNLYDKLEVRNRAMAVALYAKERRRNQE; encoded by the coding sequence ATGTCGCAGGACGGTGGAGGCCGAGTTTTGGTCGCGGAGCGCAACCCGTTGGTGATTGCCGCTCTTCGTGGACTTTTTTCCGAAAATGCCAGGTTTTCCATGGTTGATACGGCGCGGACATCGGTCGAACTTTGCGAGAAGCTTGCCTCAGTCGAGACGGACTGCGTGCTGCTCAGTTGGCAGCTCGACGATGCCGAGGCGCCCGAGGTGCTCGCCGATCTCGGCCGGCTCGGGCTCGACCCCCGGATCGTTCTCTTCGCCGACACCAGCAATCCTTCGGTCGTCAACGAGACGATCCGGCTTGGTGTCAACGGTCTCTGCTACCAGTTCGAAGATCCTGAAATCCTGTTCGCGACGCTCACCGCCGTAATGCAGGGTCGGATCTGCATTCCCTATACGGTGCTCTCGAAAATCTCGAACACGCCGTTCCAACAGCTCACCTCTCGGGAAAGCGAGCTGCTCGGCATGCTGGCCAATGGTTGGACCAATATTCAAATCGCCGCCAGAACAGGCATTTCCGAGAATACCGTGAAATACCACCTCAAAAATCTGTACGACAAGCTCGAGGTGCGCAATCGCGCCATGGCGGTCGCCCTTTACGCCAAGGAGCGCCGGCGCAATCAGGAGTGA
- a CDS encoding aminotransferase class V-fold PLP-dependent enzyme: MSGYNHLFIPGPTNIPEQVRQAMNLPMEDMRSPRFPELTLPLFADIKKVFKNQTGRVFIYPSSGTGAWEAAMTNVLSPGDRVLMSRFGQFSHLWVDMAERLGFEVDCLDREWGTGVPVELYAERLAADKAHRIKAVFVTHNETATGVTSDVAAVRAALDACGHPALLFVDGVSSIGSIDFRQDEWGVDCAVSGSQKGFMMPAGLGFLSVSQKALEAAKTARHMRCYFSFEDMIKTNDTGYFPYTPPTQLLRGLRAALDLIFEEGLETIFVRHHHLANGVRAAVSAWGLKLCATEPKWHSDTVSAIRLPEGIDGVEVIRHAYQAYNTSLGSGLSKVAGKVFRIGHLGSLNDVMVLGALSAAELTLLDCGVKIEAGAGVGAAISQFRSAAAASPAKAA; encoded by the coding sequence ATGTCAGGCTACAATCATCTCTTCATTCCGGGCCCCACCAACATTCCCGAGCAGGTTCGCCAGGCGATGAACCTGCCGATGGAGGACATGCGCTCTCCACGCTTTCCGGAGCTCACGCTGCCGCTCTTTGCCGACATCAAGAAGGTCTTCAAGAACCAGACCGGTCGCGTTTTCATCTATCCGTCGTCCGGCACCGGCGCCTGGGAAGCGGCAATGACCAATGTGCTCTCCCCCGGCGACAGGGTACTGATGAGCCGCTTCGGCCAGTTCTCGCATCTCTGGGTCGACATGGCCGAACGCCTCGGTTTCGAGGTCGATTGCCTCGACCGGGAGTGGGGAACAGGCGTGCCGGTCGAGCTCTACGCCGAGCGGCTCGCCGCCGACAAGGCGCACCGGATCAAGGCCGTCTTCGTAACGCATAACGAAACCGCGACCGGCGTCACCTCGGATGTCGCCGCGGTGCGCGCCGCGCTCGACGCCTGCGGCCATCCGGCACTGCTCTTCGTCGATGGCGTCTCCTCGATCGGCTCGATCGATTTCCGCCAGGACGAATGGGGCGTCGACTGTGCTGTCTCCGGTTCGCAGAAGGGCTTCATGATGCCCGCCGGCCTCGGCTTCTTGTCTGTCAGCCAGAAGGCGCTCGAGGCGGCCAAGACCGCGCGCCACATGCGCTGCTACTTCTCCTTCGAGGACATGATCAAGACCAACGACACCGGCTACTTTCCCTACACGCCGCCGACGCAGCTGCTGCGCGGCCTCAGGGCCGCGCTGGACCTGATTTTCGAAGAAGGCCTGGAGACTATCTTCGTCCGCCATCATCACCTCGCCAACGGCGTCCGCGCAGCGGTCTCCGCCTGGGGGCTCAAGCTCTGCGCGACCGAACCGAAGTGGCATTCCGACACCGTCTCGGCGATCCGTCTGCCGGAGGGCATCGATGGGGTTGAGGTCATCCGCCACGCCTACCAAGCCTACAACACCTCGCTTGGCAGTGGGCTCAGCAAGGTAGCCGGCAAGGTCTTCCGCATTGGCCATCTCGGCTCGCTGAACGACGTCATGGTCCTGGGCGCGCTTTCCGCCGCCGAACTGACGCTGCTCGATTGCGGCGTGAAGATCGAAGCGGGCGCGGGCGTGGGTGCGGCGATCAGCCAGTTCCGTTCTGCCGCCGCCGCGTCGCCCGCCAAGGCAGCCTGA
- a CDS encoding CoA ester lyase, giving the protein MSHTINHLRRLRLQRSELAVPGSNPEMIGKAVNSDADYIFLDIEDAVAPPDKERARANIIAALNEIDWRGRGKTISVRINGLDTHYMYRDVVDLMEQAGDRIDTLLVPKVGVPADLYTVEAMVNQIEIAKGYKTRVGLEALIETALGMANVESIASFGGRLEALHFGVADYAASLKARTVNIGGLNPDYPGDQWHFGLSRMTVACRAYGLRAIDGPFGDFSDPDGYKAAARRAAALGIEGKWAIHPSQIALANDIFSPPEKEVDRALRIIEALKLAESQGKGAASLDGKMIDAASERMARNVLATHEAIIASR; this is encoded by the coding sequence ATGAGCCATACGATAAACCATCTCCGCCGCCTGCGGCTCCAGCGCAGCGAACTCGCAGTACCGGGCTCGAACCCTGAAATGATCGGGAAGGCCGTCAATTCCGACGCCGACTACATCTTCCTCGACATCGAGGATGCGGTGGCGCCGCCGGACAAGGAGCGGGCTCGCGCCAATATCATCGCAGCGCTGAACGAGATCGACTGGCGCGGCCGCGGCAAGACCATTTCGGTACGCATCAACGGGCTGGACACGCATTACATGTACCGCGACGTCGTCGACCTGATGGAGCAGGCCGGCGACCGGATCGACACCCTGCTGGTGCCGAAGGTCGGCGTGCCCGCCGACCTCTACACGGTCGAGGCAATGGTCAACCAGATCGAGATCGCCAAGGGCTACAAGACCCGCGTCGGCCTCGAGGCGCTGATCGAGACCGCGCTCGGCATGGCCAATGTCGAATCCATCGCATCCTTCGGCGGACGGCTCGAAGCGCTGCATTTCGGTGTCGCCGACTACGCCGCGAGCCTGAAGGCCCGTACGGTCAATATCGGCGGGCTCAACCCGGATTATCCCGGCGACCAGTGGCATTTCGGCCTTTCGCGCATGACAGTCGCCTGCCGAGCCTACGGTTTGCGCGCCATCGATGGCCCCTTCGGAGATTTCTCCGACCCCGACGGCTACAAGGCGGCTGCGCGCCGTGCCGCAGCCCTCGGCATCGAAGGCAAGTGGGCGATCCATCCGAGCCAGATCGCGCTCGCCAACGATATCTTCTCTCCACCGGAAAAGGAGGTCGACCGCGCCCTCCGCATCATCGAGGCGCTGAAGCTCGCCGAGAGCCAAGGCAAGGGTGCCGCATCGCTCGACGGCAAGATGATCGACGCCGCATCCGAGCGCATGGCCCGCAACGTGCTCGCCACCCACGAAGCAATCATCGCCAGCCGCTGA